The sequence CTACCGGGCAGTGGCTTGACCAAAACACATCGTCCACCAGGGTGCCAAATAGCTTGGCCCGAAATCCCTGGCGGCTCCAGCCTAGCAAAATGAGACTGGCGTTTTGCTCACGGGCAGCGCGGGTAATGCCCTCTGACACGTCATCGTCGATGCGCAGCACCGAGTAGGCCTGGGCGTTAAACTCCTGGCTGAGGCTTTCGGCCTTTTGCAGCAGTTTGCGGCTCTGGCCCAAGGCATCGACCAAATTAGGATCATCCATGTGCACATGGGCACGGGCCACGGTGACCGGGATGACATAGCCCCCTTCATGACTAGCCAGCAGAGCAGCCATTTCGATCAGGTATCGCTGAGTGATGGGGTTATAGATCGGCACCACTACGGTAAACGGGCCGGTGATAGTCGAGTCAGCGCGGTTTTCGGGGGCAGATCCGTAGTCAAACCACAGAGAGGTTGACTCAGGTCGAATTAGCTTAGGTGTCACCAGTCGTCCGGCAAAGCGGGAGGTTAGCAGTGGCCCGACCACTGAGGTGACCAGCATCATCACGATGACGGCGTTAAACTCTAGCTCGGAGATAATGCCTTGCTGTAGCCCTACTAAAGCGGCGGCCAAGGTAGCCGCTACCTGAGGCATCGACAGCGACCACATGGTCAAAATTTGTGCCCAGCGGTAGCCAAAAAAGGGCTTGGTCACTAGGGCCGCCAAAAACTTGCTGGCGATTAGGGTGCTGGTCAGGGCCAGGGTAAAGGCCAGGTTGGTGGTAATTGACTCCATAAAGACCTGGAGGTTGAGCAGCAGCCCCATGCACACAAAGAAAAACGGGATGAACAGCACCCCGCCGACAAATTCCACCTTTTCTTTGACCGGGCCATGGCCGACTACGTCGTTGACCGCTAGCCCCGCCAAAAAGGCCCCCACAATTTTGTCTACGTTGATCAGCTGCGACCCCACCGCCGCTACAAACACCGCCGCCAGTACGAACAAAAACTGGTTGCCCTCGCGATCGCCGTTGCGCTTAAAGTACTGCTTGCCTGCCCAGTCAATGCCCACCAGCACCGCCGTGGCAAACAGGCCCAGCATCACCAACTGGGTCACCACCGTTTGGGCCGAAAACTCACCGGCCTGGGCTGCCACACACATGGCCAACACCAGCAGCGCGCCAATATCGGTAAAAATTGTCGCCCCCACCGTGGCCGTGACTGAGGGTTCTTTGCTGATGCCTAGGCGCATCACAATCGGGTAGGCCAGCAGAGTGTGGGAAGCCAGCAATGAGCCGATCAGCACCGCCGCCACCCAGTCAAACCCAAAGGCCCGGCTGAGCAGCAGCCCCGCCGTTAGGGGCACCGCAAAGGTGGAAAAGCCAAACCCTAGAGAGCGGTTGCGGGTGCGCTTAAAGTCTTTGAGGTCGATTTCTAGCCCGGCTACAAACATCAGGTAGATTTTGCCCACGTCAGAAAGCAGGGTCTCGACCTCCCCAGCGGGGTTCAACAACCCCAGCACACTCGGGCCTAAAATTACCCCCGCTGCCAGCAGCCCCACCAGTCCCGGCAGCCGCAGCCGCTCAAAAATGGGCGGGATAATCAGCGTCACCAGCAGCAAAATTGTGAATGCGATGATCGGGCTGTTTGGCAATGTGCTTAAAAGTCCAACCATAGCGCCGCCTCTACAACAACTGGTCTGATACCAAATCCGACCCACAAAACACCGATTTGAAACCGATACCTCGTAGGGGCATTGCACTGCAATGCCCCTACAAATCGGGGGTAGACAGATTAGGATTTGGTCTTAGCTCTAAGCCTATGCCATTTGAGTCGTTCTCTTTGGCTGCCGCGATCGCAGCCTAGATTCCCAGGCGTTGGTAGACCTGATCGAGGTTGCGCAGGTGGCGATCGGGGTCAAAGCAGGTGGCGATCTCCGCTGGGGAGAGGTTGGCCTTGACGCGATCGTCGGCCTCAATCAGGTGGCGAAAATTGCCGTTGTCGGTGTTCCAGGCCTGGTGGGCGCACGACTGCACAATGGCGTAGGCCTCTTCGCGGGCCAACCCCTTGTCAACCAGCGCCAGCATCACCCCTTGGCTAAAGACTACGCCGCCGTAGACGTTCATATTGCGGGCCATATTTTCGGGGTAGACCAGCAGATTTTTAATCAGCCCGGTGGTTTCAACCAGCATAAAGTGGGTGAGAATGCAGCTGTCGGGAAAGGCCACCCGCTCAACCGAACTGTGGGAGATATCCCGCTCGTGCCACAGGGCCACGTTCTCTAGCGCCGCCATCGCGTTGCCCCGCAAAATTCTAGCCATCCCCGTCAACCGCTCTGAGCGAATGGGGTTGCGTTTGTGGGGCATGGCCGACGAGCCCTTTTGCTTCTTAGAGAAAAACTCCTCCACTTCCAGCACATCGCTGCGCTGGAGATTGCGAATTTCTACGGCGAACCGCTCAATCGAGGCTCCCAATAGCGCCAGCGCATTCATAAACTCAGCGTGAATATCGCGAGAAATGACCTGGGTGGAAGCCGTATCGGGACGCAGCCCCAAATTTTGGCAGGCCAGCGCCTCGATTTTGGGGTCAATGTTGGCGTAGGTGCCTACCGCGCCGGAGATTTTGCCCACGGCGATCGCATCTTGTAGATGGGCCAACCGCTCCCGGTGGCGCAGCATCTCAGCCAGCCAGCCAGCCAGCTTAAAGCCAAAGGTAATCGGTTCGGCGTGAATGCCGTGGGAACGACCGATCATCACCGTATCGCGGTGCTCCTGGGCCTTGTAGCGAATCGCCTGAATCAAGTTCTCCACGTGGGTCATAATCACCTGAAGACTGTCGACCATCTGCAGCGACAGCGCCGTATCCAGCATGTCAGAGCTGGTCATGCCCAGGTGAATGTAGCGCCCCGCATCGCCCACGTACTCATTGACGTTAGTGAGAAAGGCAATCACATCGTGGCGTACCTCAGCTTCGATCTCGAGAATGCGCTTGGGGTCAAACTTGGCTTTGGCCTTGATTTCGTCTACGGCCTCTTGGGGAATGTAGCCCAGTTCGGCCTGGGCTTCGCACACCGCAATTTCGACCCGCAGCCAGGTCTTAAACTTGTAGTCGTCGGTCCAGAGGTCGCCCATTTCGGGCAGGGTGTAGCGTTCAATCAAGGCTTTGGTCTGAATACAACCGTCCCATTCTACCCGGCCACCCCAGGCTGTGGAAAATCACCGCCCGATCTTGACCTTGAAAGGTGGGTCAGGGGGGATGCTCGCTCCCGACCCACCTTAGAATCTCCCCAGCGATTGACTAGGCGATCTACTGGAGCCGCTGCACATTTTGCTGAGCGTAGGCCAAATTGGGCTGGTACTCTACGGCCTTTTGCTGGGCGATCGCATAGTTGGGGTCAGTCTCGGGCACCTGCTGCATCAGGGCAATCGAGCTGGCCCAAGCGTCGGCTACGGCCTGCCAGTCAGCCGCCGTATTGGCAGTTTGAGCCTGGTTCGCGGCAGCCTGAGCCGCATTGACGGCCTGCCTAAAGAGGTCGGCCTCTTCTACCGCTGCCGGGTCAACTGGGGCGGGGGCGGGCGCCTCACCATCAGGGGCGGGGGCCTCACCACCCGGATCAGGGGTGGTAGGCTCAATGACCGCCGGGTCGCCGTCCCCAGGGGTAGGCTGTTGTGGGCGTCCCAGCAGGCTGTTGAGCAATAGCCCCGCCAATACCAGCGCCACGGCCCCCAGACCCAGCCCTAAAATTAACCGCATGGGCAGACCAGACCCCCCTGAGCGGCGCCCACGGCCATCGTCGTTAAACTGATCAGGAGCTAGCGAGACGTGGGTAGAGGGGTCTGAGCCAAATTCTTGAATGAAATCGTCGGTGGCGTCGGGTTCGTCATCAATGACTGCCGTTCCATTCGGAATGAAGCCGTTTGTCTCGGGGCGATCGCTAAACACGTCAGCATCAAACGCCCCGTCGTCAAACCCCTCATCATCAAACCCTGCGTCGTCTATGCTGCGATCGCTAAAGTCTGCTTCACCAAAAGCCGGATCGCTAAACGCTGTATCCCCAAAGCCCTGCGATTCAAAACCCTCGTTGCTAAAGTCTGCTTCACCAAAACCAGGGGGCTTTAACTCATCGCCACCCCATTCGACCGATTCAAGCGCCAGCTCTTCGGCAGCGGCATTATCGACCAATCGATCTGACGTTGGGTCAGCCGCTACGTAGATGTCAGGCGGCTCAAAGGCCAACTCATCGCTATAGTGACCCTGTTCTCCTAAGTCACCGTCAAACCTCAGATCATCGGCGGGGGCATAGTCACCCCCCACAGTTTGATCTAGCTCCATAGTGGCAAAGGGCATATCAGCATCGGCCTCAAAGCCAAAGGCATCAGCCGTGCCTGCCTCTGCATCTAGCTCCAGGGTATCAATGCTAGTGAGCGTTTCGTCATCGGCCAAAAAGGCGTCAACTTCGAAGGGGTTAGGCGTGGCATAGGCGCTGTCATCGAAATCGGCGGACGGGTCAAGCACCAAGCTGGGGTCAAAGTCCCCTGCTGATTCATCCCAGGAGGCGAAATCTGTGCTGCCGGGGTCAAAAACCTCAGCCTCAAACCCAGATGACTCGAAACCGAGCAGATCAGGGGACAGATCGTTGGGAGTAGTCAACTCCTCCCCATCGATCAACGGCATCTCAAACGATTCAGAAGATAGATCGGCATCGGCGACATCGAGATCAAAGTCAGTGGTGCCCTCGTCACCCAACTCTTCAACGCCTGCCCAATTCTCATCGGTATCAAAGGCCATGTTGAGTTCTGTGCTCCCAGCCTCTGCCACTAGGCTATTGGGTTCAGCCGCTAGGTCAAGATCGGCGGCGGCCCCCAAGTCTTCGAAGGCTAGATCGTCTGGCACTAACAGTTCGGGAGGTAGGTCTTCTAGACCTGGGTCGAACGGGCCTGTGGTGGCATCGGTAGAGAGTCCGAGGTCAGAAAAGTCCGCATCGTTTGAGGTGGCTGCTTCTAGGTCAAATTCTTCGGTATCAAATCCCTCAGGTTCAAATCCCTCGGGTTCAAACTCTCCAAGTTCGAATCCTTCAGGTTCAAATCCTTCCGGTTCGAATTCTGCAGGTTCGGGCTCGTCGGTATCCCATCCTCCAACCGCCGAAGAATTGAGGTCTAGATCTAGACCCTGGCCATCGATGTCTAGATTGTCAGCGCCCATGTCGCTGAGGTTTAGATCATTGGAGTCGAGATCAGTGGGGTCGAGATTGTCGGAACTTGAGCTGTCAGCAGTCAAGTCGTCAAAGCCTAGGTTGTCAAAGCCCAGGTCGTCGGCAGGCGCGTCTAGATTGATCGGGTCACTGGGGGCATCGGACTCTAGCTCGAAGCCGTTGTCAAAGGCAGACATATCATCGATCGCCGGAAAATCGGCATCCTCCGACCAGGGGCTACTAACCCCTGGCACATCAGGGGCCGCATCGAAAGATAGGGCAGCGTTATCCTCGCTATCGCCCCACAGATCATCTAGATCGTCACTAACGTCGGGCGCAGTGGCTGGCGCAGCCGGAGTCTCAAGGTCAAAGTCGATGCCGTCTAGCTCTACAGTGGCCGCGTCATCGGCTGCCATCAGATCGGCCTCGTCAGCCTCTTCACCTAAACCCAGAATAGCGTCAGCATCAAAATCGAAACCTAGATCAGTCGTAGACTCACTCGGATCGTCCTGATCAAAGCTCAAATCTAAGTCAGAAGTGCCATCATCAACATTTGAATCGAAGTCGAGAGCGGTGGCCTCGCTATTGTCAGCAGAGGCCTCGGTCAGGTTTAGATCAAGGTCGGGGGCAGCCTCGTCAAAACCTAAATCAAAGTCCAGGGCGTCAGTCGAGCTAACTCCAGATGGATCTTCAGAGGGATCTTCGGTTAGACCCAGACCCAGATCCTCTACAGCCGTCGCTGCCGAATCATCCTCTAAGCTCAGATCAAAATCGAGCGTTGCCGCAGTTGTCTCGGCGGGGGCATTGTCGAACTCTAGGTCGAGATCAAAGTTGTCGTCGGTGAGATCCGCAGCTGATTCATCAACTAGATCCAGGTCTGCATTTCCAGGGGTATCCCCTAACCCCAGACCCACCTCTAAATCGTTGGACGAGGTAGCCTCAGCAGACGCATCGCCCAGCGCCAGGTCGAGATCAAAGTCGTCACTAGCCGCGTCACTGGGGCCTTCCCCTAGGTCCATGGCAAAATCGAGGTCGTCGGCAGCGTTCACTTCAGGCGCATCGCCCAAGGCCAGGTCCAGATCAAAGTCGTCACTAGCCACATCACCGGGCGCATCACTGGGGGCTTGCCCTAGGTCCATGGCCAAATCGAGGTCGTCGGCAGCGTTCACTTCAGGCGCATCGCCCAAGGCCAGGTCGAGATCAAAGTCGTCACTAGCCGCATCACCGGTCGCATCGCCGGGGGTTTGCCCTAGGTCCATAGCAAAATCGAGGTCGTCGGCAGCGTTCACTTCAGGCGCATCGCCCAAGGCCAGGTCGAGATCAAAGTCGTTACTAGCCGCATCACCGGTCGCATCACTGGGGTTTTGCCCTAAGTCCATGGCAAAATCGAAGTCGTCGGCAGCGTTCACTTCAGGCGCATCGCCCAAGGCCAGGTCAAGATCAAAGTCGTCACTAGCCGCGTCACTGGGGCCTTCCCCTAAGTCCATGGCAAAATCGAAGTCGTCGGCAGTGTTTACTTCAGGTGCATCGCCTAAGGCCAGGTCGAGATCAAAGTCGTCATTGGTTGCATCACCGGTTGTATTGCTGGGGTCTTGTCCTAGGCCCATGGCGAAGTCGAAGTCGTCGGCAGCGTTAGCCGTAGGCGCGTTGTCCAATGCCAGATCAAGATCAAAGTCGTCACTAGCCGCGACACCGGTCGCATCACTTGGGGTTTCCCCTAGCTGATCAAAGTCGAAGTCGGCGGCAGGGGAAGTTGCATCGGCGGTATTATCTAACCCCAGATCGAAACTCAGGTCAGCATCGGTAGCCGTATCGTCTAATCCCAAATCGAAATCTAGGTCGGCATTGGCATCGGGGCTAGTGCCAGTGTCGGCAAGGTCAAAGTCGCTGGTGCTATCGGCAAAGTTTAGATCAAAATCAGCGGTAGACCCGAGTCCGCCATCGTCGCCAAAGCCCAGATCAAGTTCCTCTCCGTTGAGGTTGCCACCCAGGGCAGTGTCAAAATCTCCCAGGTCTAGATCGAGGTTGTCAGCAGGGTTTAGATCGAACCCTAGATCTAGATCGGCGTCAGTGCTGTCAGCAGTGTTTAGATCAAACCCGAGGTCTAGGTCAGGTGCGGCAGCTGTATTCGCGAGATCAAGATCTAGAGTGAAGTCGTCAGCGACGGCGGGGGCAACATCGTGCAGCACCAGGTCTTCGCTCCACGCACTGGTGTCAGTGCCGATCTGTTTGCCACTCACAATCAGATGGTGAACAGCGGCTAGCTCTAGGCCAGTAATGCCTTTTTTAACGTAGGCCACCAGATCGTCCTGGTTGGGCACTTGGGCACTCTCCAGGCTAACCCGCAGGATATTCTCCTGCTGAGCCACATAGGCTGTAATGCCCTGGGCCTCTAGGTGGCGATTCATCAGAGCCGCGATCGCATCTGGGTTGCCCTGGCGGGCCATTTGCAGAACATTGGGGGGCGTATTAGACATAGGGGTCTATTGAATTCGATGAATTCAGCGCACAGGCCGGAGAATTCCCTATAGTATGCCCGCGGTGGCTGATATTGACACATCATCCTGTAACCGCGTGTAAACCGGCTCTAATGTCACCCCAAATGTTACGGATTTTGTTGATCGAGCTGCCTCAAGATAGTTTCTAGCTGCTGCTGGGCTTCACCGTAGCGCTGCCAGTCACCCTGCTGAAGGGCCTGCTGACCCGCCTGGTAAGACTCTAGGGCGGCCTGAATCAAATTTGCCATGGTGTCTGGCAGGGGGGCTGCCTCACCAGGAGCGGTTGGGGTAGCGGCTTGGGGTGCGGGCGCATCGCCAAAGATTGCGTCTAGACCTTGGTCGAGGGTTTCGCGCATAACCACGCGATCGCCGTAGGCCAAAATAACTCGCCGCAGCTCAGGCAACTCGCCCTGGTCGGCCCGCAGATAAATCGGCTGCACGTACAGCAACGACTGCTCAACGGGAATTACCAGCAGCGTCCCTCGAATCACCCCCGACCCCTGCTGGCTCCAGAGGGTAAGCTGTTCAGAAATTTCTGGGGTTTGGCTAATGCGGGCCTCGATCTGGGTGGGGCCAAACACCAGTTCTTGCTTAGGAAATTCGTAGAGCAACAGCCGACCGTAGTTTTCACCGTCAGAGCCGCCTGCCATCCAGGCGATCATGTTGTCGCGGTTGGCGGGGGTAAACGGCAAAATCTGCAAAAACTCCTCCTGGGCCAGCCTGGGGAGCTTCATGATGATGTAATAAGGCTCCATCGCCGTCACGACATCCTCTTCTACATGCTCCGGAAACCGCCACAGGTCTTCGCGGTTGTAAAACACCTCGGGGTTTTCCATGTGGTAAGCCCGGTACATCTGGGCCTGCACGGTGAAGATATCTTGGGGGTAGCGCAGGTGCTCACGGTAGGTGGCGGGCATCGCTTCGATGGGTTTAAACAGGTTGGGAAAGATGCGGCTGTAGGTCGCTAACAGGGGGTCTTGGTCGTCGCGGGCATAGAATTCTAGAGTGCCGTCGTAGGCATCGATGAAGACTTTGACAGCGTCACGAATGTAGTTGACGCCGTTGCGCATCAGCGGGTTGGCGCTGTCTACGAGAGAAATCAGGTCGTTGCGCCGGTTGAGCGGTTCGGAGTAGGGGTAGCGATCGCTACTCGTATAGCCATCCAAAATCCATTTAATTCGCCCTTCGACGAGGGCTGGATAAGGGTCGCTGTCAAAGGTGAGAAACGGGGCTACCTGACGCACTCGATCGGCAAGCAGGCGGTGATAGTGGATGCGGGTGTCGGGGCTGAAGTAGTTGGAGATTAAAATCCGAAAATTGCCCAGATCGTAGGCGTAGGCCAGCCGCCGTAGCCAAGAACCCAAAGGCACGCCGCCGACTCCGGTGTAGCGATAGGCGGCATTGGTATTGCTGAGGGGGTAGTCAAACTCGTCAGTGTTGGCTCCGGTAAAAATGTAGTTGCGTGTGCTTTCGCCGTAGTAAATGCGAGGCTGATCGAGGGGCACATCTACCGTCGAGACGGGGGGCACATTGCGAATAAAAAACTCAGGCAGTCCATTGGGGGTCACCTGGTTGACCGGGCTCATCACCACTCCGAAGCCGTGGGTAAATTTGAGCTGGCGGTTGATCCAGTTTTGGGCCTCGGGGGGCAGTTGCTCGACCGGCAGTTCTCGGGCCGAGAGCGTTACCTGGCGGTAGTCGCCATTGAGGGTATAGCGATCGATATCAACATCTTCGAAGTTGTAGTAGAGGCGAATTTCTTGCAGCTGTTTGTAGGTGCTTAGCAGGGGAGCGTAGTCCCACAGGCGAATATTGCCAATGGTCGGCCCGTTGGCATCGACCACGGCCCGGCTGAGGTTATTTTCGGCGGGGAAGGGTTCTGAGATAACGCTGGTGAGGTTATAAGCTTGCCGGGTAAAGGCAATGTTGTGCTCAATGTAGGGCCGCTCAATGGTGAGTTCGTTGGGCTCGACCACAAAGTTTTGCTGAAACCACGGGTACAGGCCGTTCACCAGCACCAGCACTCCCAGATAGATCACAATGCCAAAGATGGGTAGCGAAAAGCCGCTGCGCCCCAGGGCAATCAGAAACAGCGCTGCCACGGCCAGGGTGACAAACCCCATGAGCCAGTAGGCCTGAAGCCGGGCATGAACATCGGTATAGCCTGCACCAAAAATCACTCCGCTGTCGGAGTACAGCAGCAGGTAGCGATCGAGCCAGAAGCCTACCGCCAGCATCACTGCGATCGCCGCTAGCAAAATACACAGGTGGGCCTTAGCTTCCCCGGTGAGAAAATACTTCCAGCCGCGTTCGGGGCGCACCTCGCCCTTGAGGGCATAGACGGTGGCGGCCAGCAGTAGGCCCCACACCAGCAGCCCTAACAGGTTCGCCTGTATCCCCTGCCACAGGGGTAGCCGAAAGACGTAAAAGCTAATATCGCGTCCAAAAATGGGGTCAGCCGTGCCGAAGGCGGTGGGGTTGAGGTATTGCAGCACCGTTTGCCAGGTCGCCGCCGATCGCAGCGCAACACCCAGGGCCAGCACAACAATTAGGCCCAGTGCCCCCAAGTTAAGCAAGCGTCCAATCTGCTCCCGCTGGTGCAGATCGCTATAGCGGCTCAAGAACCGGTAGGGGCGATCGCGGGTAATGCGTAGAGCTATGGCGTAGTTAGCCCACAGCACCCCGGCATAGAGGGCAAAGGCGCCTAGCCCCAGAGCCAACTGCCACCGCAGGCGCAGCCAAAACACCGACTCATAGCCCACCGACTCAAACCACCATGACTCGGTGAGCAGATGCACTAGGCTGCCCGAAAACACCAGCAGTAGAGTAATGGCCACCACCCAGGGCAGCAATCGACGCGCTCGAAAAGACTTAGCGGGGGAATAGGTCACAGGTATTGCAATTAAGGGCAGAGCGCACCGCCAGAGACACCTCTGGGGCACCGTTGCTCTTAAAGTCTAGCGATCTCTCTCCCCCGGGACTGGCTTCATACGGCTGGGCTTAACGTTTTTTAGCTGGGGCTAACGTTAAAGTAACCCGCCAAAAACCAGAAAACTCGACGAACAACCCTAGGTTCTATACCAAGTTCCGATTATTGCCCTACTGCCAGTAGATCAATCAGTTCAGGATCCACCATGTAGCAATAGGCTAGAGCCAGCAAGAGCAACAGCAGGCTTCCCAGTAGCCATAGGGGCCAGCGGGGTCTTACCTCACTAGGGTCGCCCATGGTGAAATCTCCTTAGCGTGATGGTAAGTTAGCTATCCAGGCCTGGGGCCTGCGGCTCATGAGACGAGATCCGGGCTGAGATGGCCGTGACATTCTTAAATAATGCTCTACCAAAAGTAAAGTCATACCTGACTACCCCTAAGTCGCCCACCTAAACTGCTCAATACCGACACCTTTGCCTCGCGCTCTAACCCAGCCAAAATTCTCTCCCTAAGGCATGGGTCGAGGTTGTTACAATTTTTAAGGGCAATTATTTGAGAGATCCTTAAGAATCTCGATGCCCAAATGCTGAACTATGGGGATGAAATAGAGACTATGGCGGTTAATTGCGCGGTAGATTGCAAAAACGGCTGTGTGCTGGGCAACGACTGCCCTAACCTGAAGTACACCGCAGAAGCCTCAAAATTTATTGCCGACACCTCCCTCGATGACATGCTGGCGATCGCCGATGAGGCCGTGCGGCGCAGGGTTATGGAGCGGGCCTCCCAGCCACCTAAATGGGTCTTGCCAGAAGATTAGGCCCCTGGTTTAGACAACCCAGCTCAGTCAGCTACAGGTTGTACCTCAACCAGGGTTGTCTGACAGATCTATAACCAGGTCCACAAAGGCCCTATGCTATGGTGGGTAGAGCAAGTTTTTAGTTGCATTGCCAGCTTGGCTATCGTCTGAGTTTGGGTACATCTCCTATAACTTCATGCTCTCTTTCTCTTTGTTTCGGAGATGTAATCATGTCAATTTACGTCGGCAACCTGGCTTTTAACGCCACCCAAGACCAAATCACTGAGGTCTTTGCCGAATACGGTGCCGTCAGCCGCGTTAGCCTACCCACCGATCGTGAAACCGGTCGGCCTCGTGGCTTTGCATTCGTAGAGATGGAAAACGAGGCTGATGAAGATGCCGCTATTGAAGCTCTAGATGGGGCTGAGTGGATGGGTCGCGATTTGAAGGTTAACAAAGCTCGCCCCCGGGAGTCTCGGGGTGGCGGCAGTGGTGGTGGTGGTGGCTGGAACAGCCGCCGCTAGGCCAAGGCCAGAGGTCAAGTTAGGATTCCATGGATTTCTATGGAATCCTAGTAAGTCGGTTGACCCTAACACTGGGGTTAACGTGGTTAGTGGAATCCGTATGGGTTCAGCGCCGATGGCATGGGTAGATTGATTCGTCTTCTTCCCGTGCCTAAATAAGCTTTCAAGCTTTGTTTGTTGTTAGGCTGAGCTTGGGGAATGTCATCCCCATAGACCAGCAAAGATTTTCAGGAGTACAAATGGCCCAAGTTGTTTTGGGAGAAGACGAAAATATTGAATCAGCCCTGCGTCGATTCAAGCGCAAGGTTTCCCGTGCAGGCATATTTTCTGACATGCGGAAAAACCGCCACTTTGAAACCCCCATCGAGAAGAAAAAGCGCAAGACCCTGGCCCGCCACAAGCAGCGCCGCTGGAGCTCAAAGCGTTAGCGACTCCAGCGCTGATCGTCCAGGTGTTTACAATGGAGGCAAGCTATGACCCCAGAGGTAACTCAGCAAGTTTCCAGACTGCGCAGCGAGTTTTATGCCCAGTTTGCCGACGCTCAAAATACTGCGGTCACTATCAACAAAGAAAAGTCCTACGCCAGTACACCACCCAAGGTGTCCTGGACAGACACCCAGCAACGGTTGAATTACCTTTGCATCTACGCTTACTCTGCGCCCGATGTTTTGGTACCCGATCGCCCTTTGGTGTTGCGTATTGGGGTCAATCTGGGGGCAGAGGTGCTAGCGGGGGTAAGTCGTGGCAAAGGCATTCGCCGCTACAACCAAGCCTGTCAGTTTTATCTCACTCTGCTGCCAGACGAAGCCATGGCGCTGATGCCTTGGGTGCTTGATGCTTTAAACCGCGATGCCAAACCCCAACTGACTACGTTACCTCTGCCTTATCACAAGCTCGTTCCAGAGCTAGGCGGCAGTGTTGCACCCTCCTTTTGGACTCACACTGCTCAACGGGCCGTCAAATCACCCCTCTCCGCTGCCCTGAGCCCCAGCTAGGGCTGGTTGGCTAGGGCTCGTAGAGCAGTTGTCAGGTGGTCAAGATGGGCTGGCTGATGAGTTGCCATCAGCGTAATGCGTAGGCGGCTGGTGGGCACTGTGGGGGGGCGTACTGCGGCTACCCACAGGCCAGCCCGCTGTAACTGTCGACTGGCTTCAACCACGGCGGCGGCAGAGGAAATTTGCAACCCAATGATAGGGGAGCCTGAGGGCAATCGTTTTA is a genomic window of Nodosilinea sp. E11 containing:
- the purB gene encoding adenylosuccinate lyase yields the protein MIERYTLPEMGDLWTDDYKFKTWLRVEIAVCEAQAELGYIPQEAVDEIKAKAKFDPKRILEIEAEVRHDVIAFLTNVNEYVGDAGRYIHLGMTSSDMLDTALSLQMVDSLQVIMTHVENLIQAIRYKAQEHRDTVMIGRSHGIHAEPITFGFKLAGWLAEMLRHRERLAHLQDAIAVGKISGAVGTYANIDPKIEALACQNLGLRPDTASTQVISRDIHAEFMNALALLGASIERFAVEIRNLQRSDVLEVEEFFSKKQKGSSAMPHKRNPIRSERLTGMARILRGNAMAALENVALWHERDISHSSVERVAFPDSCILTHFMLVETTGLIKNLLVYPENMARNMNVYGGVVFSQGVMLALVDKGLAREEAYAIVQSCAHQAWNTDNGNFRHLIEADDRVKANLSPAEIATCFDPDRHLRNLDQVYQRLGI
- the rpsU gene encoding 30S ribosomal protein S21 gives rise to the protein MAQVVLGEDENIESALRRFKRKVSRAGIFSDMRKNRHFETPIEKKKRKTLARHKQRRWSSKR
- a CDS encoding RNA-binding protein → MSIYVGNLAFNATQDQITEVFAEYGAVSRVSLPTDRETGRPRGFAFVEMENEADEDAAIEALDGAEWMGRDLKVNKARPRESRGGGSGGGGGWNSRR
- a CDS encoding cation:proton antiporter produces the protein MVGLLSTLPNSPIIAFTILLLVTLIIPPIFERLRLPGLVGLLAAGVILGPSVLGLLNPAGEVETLLSDVGKIYLMFVAGLEIDLKDFKRTRNRSLGFGFSTFAVPLTAGLLLSRAFGFDWVAAVLIGSLLASHTLLAYPIVMRLGISKEPSVTATVGATIFTDIGALLVLAMCVAAQAGEFSAQTVVTQLVMLGLFATAVLVGIDWAGKQYFKRNGDREGNQFLFVLAAVFVAAVGSQLINVDKIVGAFLAGLAVNDVVGHGPVKEKVEFVGGVLFIPFFFVCMGLLLNLQVFMESITTNLAFTLALTSTLIASKFLAALVTKPFFGYRWAQILTMWSLSMPQVAATLAAALVGLQQGIISELEFNAVIVMMLVTSVVGPLLTSRFAGRLVTPKLIRPESTSLWFDYGSAPENRADSTITGPFTVVVPIYNPITQRYLIEMAALLASHEGGYVIPVTVARAHVHMDDPNLVDALGQSRKLLQKAESLSQEFNAQAYSVLRIDDDVSEGITRAAREQNASLILLGWSRQGFRAKLFGTLVDDVFWSSHCPVAVARLLAEPIDIHRILVPMKNITPQAARTVRFAQMFADTHKAAVTLLHVCDRHTPDEQVKALEAALNKVMASGPQISWNLITQIHDNPAEIILETARDHDLIVLRSMRRRTAGGLAVSDVTHQVIDEATCSLVLFGEPHT
- a CDS encoding UPF0182 family protein, giving the protein MTYSPAKSFRARRLLPWVVAITLLLVFSGSLVHLLTESWWFESVGYESVFWLRLRWQLALGLGAFALYAGVLWANYAIALRITRDRPYRFLSRYSDLHQREQIGRLLNLGALGLIVVLALGVALRSAATWQTVLQYLNPTAFGTADPIFGRDISFYVFRLPLWQGIQANLLGLLVWGLLLAATVYALKGEVRPERGWKYFLTGEAKAHLCILLAAIAVMLAVGFWLDRYLLLYSDSGVIFGAGYTDVHARLQAYWLMGFVTLAVAALFLIALGRSGFSLPIFGIVIYLGVLVLVNGLYPWFQQNFVVEPNELTIERPYIEHNIAFTRQAYNLTSVISEPFPAENNLSRAVVDANGPTIGNIRLWDYAPLLSTYKQLQEIRLYYNFEDVDIDRYTLNGDYRQVTLSARELPVEQLPPEAQNWINRQLKFTHGFGVVMSPVNQVTPNGLPEFFIRNVPPVSTVDVPLDQPRIYYGESTRNYIFTGANTDEFDYPLSNTNAAYRYTGVGGVPLGSWLRRLAYAYDLGNFRILISNYFSPDTRIHYHRLLADRVRQVAPFLTFDSDPYPALVEGRIKWILDGYTSSDRYPYSEPLNRRNDLISLVDSANPLMRNGVNYIRDAVKVFIDAYDGTLEFYARDDQDPLLATYSRIFPNLFKPIEAMPATYREHLRYPQDIFTVQAQMYRAYHMENPEVFYNREDLWRFPEHVEEDVVTAMEPYYIIMKLPRLAQEEFLQILPFTPANRDNMIAWMAGGSDGENYGRLLLYEFPKQELVFGPTQIEARISQTPEISEQLTLWSQQGSGVIRGTLLVIPVEQSLLYVQPIYLRADQGELPELRRVILAYGDRVVMRETLDQGLDAIFGDAPAPQAATPTAPGEAAPLPDTMANLIQAALESYQAGQQALQQGDWQRYGEAQQQLETILRQLDQQNP